The nucleotide sequence CATCCGTCCGCTGAACGAGACCTTTGTCAGAGTTCCTGAGAAAAATATTATCTTGGAGGAAATAGTAAGGAAAATGAAAACTCCCGTAACTATTCTCAACATCACTAATCTATCTGGACATCGAATCGATGGCCATCCATCTATTTATGGGAGAACCCATGTAAGAGGACCACCGATCGGCATTCAAGATTGCAGCCATTGGTGTCTTCCTGGAGTCCCTGATACATGGAATGAGTTACTCCATTTCTATTTGTTATTAAGACACAAGCCAACATTTACAAGCTAAGTATTACTCGAACAAGGATGCGATAagattattgattttttttttcaggagATTATAATTTTTGACAAATTCACATGTTTCCATTGCTTGTAATTTTGCCCAATGTAGCAAATTGCATTGCAGTATTTGAAATGAAATGGTGTTCTGTTTTTTAATGAGTCGACTTGATCAAACTATCAACATATACTCCATTTGCCCTAGTGCCAACCTTGGTTCCATCCCAAGTTTGACCCATGCCTCTGTTCAGTTATCTCCCGCCAACCGACCGACCAATAATAACAGCTTTTCCGCCTTTCATTCTCCTCCTCCCGCCTTTGACCGGCCTCATTTCCCGGCAAATCTTCCTGCTCTTTCTCATTTGCCAACCGAACAAATGGTTTTGAGCAGCCAATGTAACGTCCACACCACCGGAGAGAGAGCGCAGAGAGGCTAATCAAAAGTCTCTCTCTGCTCTCGTCTCTTCTCCCTTCGTATGGACTGATCTATTCCGATTCCATTCATTTCCCGATTGGAGAACAAACACCATGAAATCCTTCGGTTGCCTCCCTTTTCTGCATTTTTTCATTCTACTTTTTCCATTTCTCGCCGCCGACGGCGCTTATGTTCCCTCCGATCAGATCCTCTTTGATTGCGGCTCCTCCTCGGAGGCCGCCGACGCTGACGGCCGCAAATGGCTGGCCGACTCCACCTCCACGTCCACCCTCACGTCCAAGAACTCGAACCCCGCCACCGCCGCGTTTCAAGACCCGTCTCTCCCCTCCGCCGTCCCCTACATGACCGCGCGCATCTTCTCCTCGGAATCCACCTACAAGATCGCCGTCAACAAGTCCGAACGCCACTGGGTGCGCCTTCATTTCTACCCCTCCACCTACGACGACCTCCCGCCGGAGAACTCCTACTTCTCCGTCTCCACCGCTGACGGCATCACTCTCCTCAAGAATTTCAGTGCCTACGTCACAGCCGAGGCCCTCACGCAGGCCTACATTGTCAAAGAATTCTCCCTCTTGCCGTCCTCCGACGGCAGCATCAGCCTCACCTTCACGCCTTCCGACATGTACAATGGCTCCTTCGCTTTCGTCAACGGCATCGAGGTCGTGTCGATGCCTGACATCTTCGACGAGCCGGCCCAACTGATCGGCTTCTCCGATCAAAATGTGGAGGTCGGCACCTCTGCGCTGCTGACGATGTATCGGCTCAATGTCGGAGGCCAGTACATACCAGCGACCAATGACTCCGGCCTCAGCCGGACTTGGTACGACGATTCCCCTTACCTCTACGGTGCTGGTTTCGGCGTCACCTTCTCGGCAATTGACGAGCTCCAGTACCAAGATGGATCGCCGGAGTTCATCGCCCCCGCCGACGTCTACCAGACGGCGAGGTCTATGGGCCCCGATCCAAAGGTCAACATGAACTACAATCTCACGTGGATTTTCCAAATCGACGCCAACTTCACCTACATCGTCCGCTTCCACTTCTGCGAGCTCCAGATGACCAAGGTTAACCAGAGGGTATTCGACATCTTCATCAACAATCGCACCGCTCAAGAGCAGGCCGACGTCATTGGTTGGACCTCCGAGAAGGACGTCCCGATGCACAAGGACTACGCGGTGTACGTCGCCGATCAGCCCGGCGAAGACCAGATATGGGTGGCACTGCACCCCTCTGCCTCGGCCAAACCAGAGTACTACGACGCCGTTCTCAACGGATTGGAGATCTTTAAGGTGAGCGACACTACTGGAAACTTGGCCGGTCCCAACCCCGAGCCCTCTGCTCTAATGGCGGAAGCGGAATTGGAGGCGGATCGGCTCAGCTTCCAGTCTGAATCCACCGGCAAGCAGCATATAATCAGCAGCGCGGCAGGTGGAGTTGCAGCTGCCAGCGTCGCCCTTGCCATTTTCCTTGTTGTTCACCAGCGAAAGAAGAGGATGGACGCAAATGACTCAGCCGGTGGCAACTGGCTTCCTCTCTACGGTGGCAACTCTTACACAGGAAGCTCCACAGTCTCCGGCAAGAGTACCACGAGCAGCCATTTGTCGAACTTGGCCGCGAATTGCAGGTATTTCTCCTTCCCGGAGATCAAGAAGGCAACCAAGAGCTTCGACGAGTCGCTTGTCATCGGAGTCGGAGGATTCGGCAAAGTCTACAAAGGAATCATTGACGAGGGAACTAAAGTGGCGATCAAGAGATCCAACCCTTCTTCGGAGCAAGGTGTGAATGAGTTCCAAACCGAGATAGAGATGCTCTCGAAGCTAAGGCACAAGCATTTGGTCTCCCTCATCGGCTTCTGCGAAGAGAACGAAGAGATGATCTTAGTTTACGACTACATGGGACATGGCACTCTCAGGGAGCATCTTTACAAGTGCAACAAGCCTCCCCTGTCATGGAAGCAGAGGCTGGAGATATCCATCGGAGCTGCTCGAGGGCTTCACTACCTCCACACGGGTGCAAGATACCCCATCATTCACAGAGACGTGAAGACCACCAACATACTGTTGGACGAGAATTGGGTGGCCAAGGTTTCCGATTTCGGGCTGTCGAAGACCGGCCCGACGATGAACCAATCTCATGTCAGCACGGTGGTGAAGGGCAGCTTCGGCTACCTCGATCCAGAGTACTTCAGGAGACAGCAACTGACCGACAAATCCGACGTCTATTCATTTGGGGTGGTTCTGTTCGAGGTGCTGTGTGCGAGGGCAGCCTTGAACCCGAGCCTTCCGAGGGAGCAGGTCAGCCTTGCGGACTGGGCACTACACTGCAAGAAGAAGGGAGTTCTTGCAGACATCATCGATCCCCATCTCGAAGGGAAGATCAGCCAGGAGTGCTTGGAGAAGTTCACCGAAACGGCGGAAACATGTCTGTCGGACCATGGAGTCGACCGGCCTTCCATGGGCAGTGTGTTGTGGAACCTTGAGTACGCACTTCAGCTGCAAGAAAGCTTTGAGAGTGGAAAGCCCATCGCCGAGGAGGGTGATGTTAAACCTGCGTCAGTTGCTAGCCAAACTGACACCTTTATCGCTGGAAGGGAACATAGTGAGGAGGTAGACGATGGCCTAAGCAACACTGCCGTGTTCTCCCAGATGGTTAATCCTacaggaagataaaaaaaaaaacaaaagtatcATGCTCCTGCTTCACCAAAACAGCGTAAACTGctgtttaattttatttgcatTCATATTGCAAACTGTTTGTTTGAATTTGGTAAAATTTTGTCTGCTCGTTCTACCAACTTGATCGTGTATTCTGTGATTAATACTGGTGCTGTGAGTTTGTAATGGTCATAGATATGCTGACCGAACACATTCTGTATATCTTCGTGCTGTAATTATTttctttagaaaaaaaaagaatatttttgattACTATGAATTCTGATGGAACACATCATCCCGTATGTTTGCCCCCAAGCCGACCAACAATCGCCCATCGAAGCAATTCGCGTACCTTCTTTGGTCCAGATAAGCCCAGGCCCTTCTGGAATGTGGGGACAAATTTATTAAACGACCAAAACGTacctttttttatttaaaaataaataaattttataatcctGTATCCAGTTGTCACACATAAATCTTCTATTGGTCATCAATTTAGGATAGATAGTGAGCTTATTTAAATTTGATGTGCGGTTGAAAACTTAATGTTGTAgtgaaaaatttgaaataattaatatcttaattttATTTGGTCTCTGTTTTTTTTTAGGTGATTAATTTAAGGATTTGACTCTCACAATTTAATCATATATAAAATCCTTCCTTGGAAATTATTACCAGAAGGTGGAGAAATATCAAATAAGTTGTTCTCATAAgaatatttatgaataaaatacaagcaacATCAAAACTAATGAAAAATGAAAGCACAGTCCTTTATAATGACCCTTTGCTTTAGATATTTACTTGTCACTTTAGATTACCTCTTAGTAGTTGGAAATGTAGTAATTCTCCTTTAAACCTCAAAAACTAGCTGAAACAAGTTGTTATTCAAATCTTCTCGCAAACTCCTTCTCTAAGATTACTTCGATGTCTTCTAATCGATTGATTTACCTTTAATCGATTGTCACGTTAACTTGACCATTCAAAACTTACAAAATAACTCTTTATTATCTAACTAATTGATTGATGAGTCATACCAATTTATTCAATAGCTTCTAATTGATTGTCCAATCGATTCAGAAGTTTTATGTTCTTCGCGAGAATCACTTAATCAATTTCTTAATTGATTCCAACACCTATTGTGTTGTCGTGAACAAGcttcaatcgattaccctaatcgattggtgaagtctgaatcgattgccccaatAGATTCCAAGTTTTCTGTTCTCACGCGAAAACACCCTTAATctattaccctaatcgattaataTAAGGcataatcgattagccaatcgattcagAGTCTTACTATGCTTCGCAAAAGCCTCTCAATCGATTAGGCAATCAGCCTAATCGATTAGAGCAGGTctcaatcaattaaaaaatttatctaatcAATTGACCTTGGGCTAATCAATTGTCCAACTCTAAACTTTTAACTCTAGTTTAGGTTCCTTTGCCCAACTCTAAAGTCATCTGTGACTCATTGAGACTTCTCATTGTCtggcatccgatcaaccttgacctgccggggcttcttcaccaagtattcggtcaacccttgatccatttggacttTCCATCTCATGCCAACTTCCTATTGGACTTTTGATCACTAAATGTTCAGTCAACCCTTGATTCAATTAGGTTATTCCCTTACCTAGCATTgttaggacttccactacctagttcTCAACTAAATCTTCATTGCCTAACTATATATGCTAAGACTTCCATTATTGCCTAACCCCGTAAGGATTTTCATTGTCTAGTTTCCAACTAGGTCTTCATTGTCTAGCCTCACAAGGACTTTCATTGTCTAGTTTCTAACTAAGTCTTCACTGCCTAGCCCCGCTAGAACTTTCACTGCCCTGCTTCTCTCACTAAGCTTTTTTCattgtctaacctccaattaggacttctcgTTGTCTAATCagcagttaggattttttttcaaataagtaTATGctc is from Zingiber officinale cultivar Zhangliang chromosome 7B, Zo_v1.1, whole genome shotgun sequence and encodes:
- the LOC122005199 gene encoding receptor-like protein kinase ANXUR1, whose product is MKSFGCLPFLHFFILLFPFLAADGAYVPSDQILFDCGSSSEAADADGRKWLADSTSTSTLTSKNSNPATAAFQDPSLPSAVPYMTARIFSSESTYKIAVNKSERHWVRLHFYPSTYDDLPPENSYFSVSTADGITLLKNFSAYVTAEALTQAYIVKEFSLLPSSDGSISLTFTPSDMYNGSFAFVNGIEVVSMPDIFDEPAQLIGFSDQNVEVGTSALLTMYRLNVGGQYIPATNDSGLSRTWYDDSPYLYGAGFGVTFSAIDELQYQDGSPEFIAPADVYQTARSMGPDPKVNMNYNLTWIFQIDANFTYIVRFHFCELQMTKVNQRVFDIFINNRTAQEQADVIGWTSEKDVPMHKDYAVYVADQPGEDQIWVALHPSASAKPEYYDAVLNGLEIFKVSDTTGNLAGPNPEPSALMAEAELEADRLSFQSESTGKQHIISSAAGGVAAASVALAIFLVVHQRKKRMDANDSAGGNWLPLYGGNSYTGSSTVSGKSTTSSHLSNLAANCRYFSFPEIKKATKSFDESLVIGVGGFGKVYKGIIDEGTKVAIKRSNPSSEQGVNEFQTEIEMLSKLRHKHLVSLIGFCEENEEMILVYDYMGHGTLREHLYKCNKPPLSWKQRLEISIGAARGLHYLHTGARYPIIHRDVKTTNILLDENWVAKVSDFGLSKTGPTMNQSHVSTVVKGSFGYLDPEYFRRQQLTDKSDVYSFGVVLFEVLCARAALNPSLPREQVSLADWALHCKKKGVLADIIDPHLEGKISQECLEKFTETAETCLSDHGVDRPSMGSVLWNLEYALQLQESFESGKPIAEEGDVKPASVASQTDTFIAGREHSEEVDDGLSNTAVFSQMVNPTGR